The genomic interval TACCTTTAGAATCTGTCATTAGCTTAGTATTGTATTGGGATATTTTATAGCGGTAAGGTATAGCCCTTTACCGGGTACAGAGGAGCCTGCGTATGCTCTATTCTTTGTAGCGATAACATGGTGTATCCATTCAACAGGTTTTTTTTCTTGCCCTATCTCTAATAATGTACCCACGATGGCTCTTACCATATTTCGTAAAAATCTATTTGCTGTGATATGAAAAATAATTTCATCTTCTTTGATTTCCCAGTAGGCCTCCGTAATATCACAAAGATATGTGTTCACCTCAGTTTTTGATTTTGAAAAACACTCAAAATCATTATAATCTAAGAGTACACTCGCAGCTTCATTCATCGCCTTGATGTTAAGGTTGTGTTTAAAGGTATACGCATGATCTGTGGTAAAAGCATTTTTACTACGTACAATTCTGTAAATGTACGACCTGCTTATTGCATCAAAACGGCTATGCGCTTCGTCTTTGACTTCTACGATTTGTTTTATAACAATATCTACAGGTAATAAGTTGTTGAGTTTATAAATGAAATCATTGATAGTCCCTTTTCCAATTTTCTTGCTTTTCAAAAAATCTATAAAATTTTCATTTTCCCAGTCAAAATGAGCAAACATTTGGGTGGCATGAACACCTGCATCTGTTCTTCCGGCACCCATTATTAAAATTTGCTTTTGCAAAATTGTGGATAATGCATTCTCGATCACTTCTTGCACCGTTATTGCATTAGGCTGTCGCTGCCATCCGTGGTACTTTTTTCCAAAATAAGAAAGTTCAATAAAATAACGCACGGTGTTGTATTTTTGAACAAATATACGCTTTCGCGAAAGCGCACTCAAATGAAAAAAATTCTCCTTCTAAGCGATACTCACGGTTACATTGATGAGCACATATTGTCCCACGTTAAGTCTGTAGATGAGGTCTGGCATGCGGGAGATATAGGTGACCTTAAAGTTACTGATAATATAAAAAAATTAAAAACTCTAAGGGCAGTCTATGGAAATATTGACAGTGCAGATGTAAGGCAAGAATTTCCACTTAATAATAGATTTGATTGTGAGGGTGTTGATGTATTAATTACTCATATAGGAGGTTACCCAGGTAGGTACTCACCAGCGATACGAGAAGAAATCTATCAAAACCCTCCAAAACTTTTCATCTGCGGTCATAGCCATATTCTTAAAGTAATGCCAGATAAAAAACGAAGCTTGCTTCACATGAATCCAGGTGCAATAGGTAAACACGGGTTTCACAAAGTACGTACGATGTTGAGCTTTACTGTTGATACTGGTAAAATTGAAAACTTAGAAGTAATAGAAGTAAAAAGATAAGCCGCAATTGATGAAGTGCTTTGTCATTTTTTACTAAATATAGGTAAAACTATTTTTGTGTCATACTACATTTGTCTTCCCATTACTTAATGGTATCTTTGCAATTCATTAAAAAAGAGAGAAAATGCAAGACGGTATTTACGCAAAAATTTATACTTCAAAAGGTGAAATCACCCTTAAACTAGAGCACGAAAAAACTCCTGGAACAGTTGGTAATTTTGTGGCATTAGCAGAGGGAAATTTAGAGAATGATAAAAAACCACAAGGAACTCCTTATTACGATGGGCTTACTTTTCACAGAGTAATTCCTGATTTTATGATTCAAGGAGGTTGTCCATTAGGTACAGGAACAGGTGATGGTGGTTACAAGTTTGATGATGAGATTCACCCAGACCTTAAACATGATGCTCCAGGTGTTTTATCTATGGCAAATGCAGGACCTGGAACTAATGGAACTCAATTTTTTATCACGCATATTGCAACAGATTGGTTAGATGGAAAGCATACCGTTTTTGGAAAAGTAGTTGATGGGCAGGACGTGGTAAATGCGATTGCTCAGGGAGATACTATGGAGAAAGTAGAAATTATTCGAAAGGGTAGTGAGGCAGAGAGCTGGAATGCTGTTGAAGCATTTAGAACATTTGAAGGAGCAAGAGAAAAGCGAGTAGCTCAAGAAAAGGAAGCACAACAAGCTGAAATTGATAAACTTGCAGCAGGTTTTGATAAAACTGATAGTGGTCTTCACTACAAGATTATACAAAAAGGTGACGG from Dokdonia sp. Hel_I_53 carries:
- the truA gene encoding tRNA pseudouridine(38-40) synthase TruA, yielding MRYFIELSYFGKKYHGWQRQPNAITVQEVIENALSTILQKQILIMGAGRTDAGVHATQMFAHFDWENENFIDFLKSKKIGKGTINDFIYKLNNLLPVDIVIKQIVEVKDEAHSRFDAISRSYIYRIVRSKNAFTTDHAYTFKHNLNIKAMNEAASVLLDYNDFECFSKSKTEVNTYLCDITEAYWEIKEDEIIFHITANRFLRNMVRAIVGTLLEIGQEKKPVEWIHHVIATKNRAYAGSSVPGKGLYLTAIKYPNTILS
- a CDS encoding metallophosphoesterase family protein, which translates into the protein MKKILLLSDTHGYIDEHILSHVKSVDEVWHAGDIGDLKVTDNIKKLKTLRAVYGNIDSADVRQEFPLNNRFDCEGVDVLITHIGGYPGRYSPAIREEIYQNPPKLFICGHSHILKVMPDKKRSLLHMNPGAIGKHGFHKVRTMLSFTVDTGKIENLEVIEVKR
- a CDS encoding peptidylprolyl isomerase — translated: MQDGIYAKIYTSKGEITLKLEHEKTPGTVGNFVALAEGNLENDKKPQGTPYYDGLTFHRVIPDFMIQGGCPLGTGTGDGGYKFDDEIHPDLKHDAPGVLSMANAGPGTNGTQFFITHIATDWLDGKHTVFGKVVDGQDVVNAIAQGDTMEKVEIIRKGSEAESWNAVEAFRTFEGAREKRVAQEKEAQQAEIDKLAAGFDKTDSGLHYKIIQKGDGAKAEKGKVVSVHYKGQLPDGTVFDSSFKRNQPIDFELGVGQVIPGWDEGIQLLNVGDKARLVIPSDLAYGSAGAGGVIPPNATLVFDVELVAVK